TTGGAGTTAATCGTATTTCTTTGAGTTTAGCGGGCTGCTCTTTCTTGCGAGCTTGTTGGCGTTCTTCCTTAACCGTTCCTGATGATATCAGACGGCAAGGCGGAGGACTGCTGAATAGGGAAGTGCAGACAAGGTCCACCTTTAACTTCCGAGCCAGCTCAAGCGCCTCTGTAGTTGGAACAACTCCTAAATTTTCTCCATGGATCCCAGTAAGTTCCACTTCTGCGGCTTTAATCTTTTCGTTCTTAATCATGTATTCACACATGCCTCTCACTCTAAACTGTGAGTTAATCATACCGCTGGGAGGTAGTAAGATCAACTCTTGACCATAATAGTGATTGAATGTAATTCAAAGGAATGAACAAACATAAATGATATGTGTTTATTTATATGTAGACAGAAAACGAAAAAGTCCACAAAAAAATCAAATGAACTATTGTAATTTTATAGACAAATGAATATACTGTCTACATATTGAAGCTGTGGAGTCGACACATGGTTTTA
Above is a window of Paenibacillus uliginis N3/975 DNA encoding:
- the infC gene encoding translation initiation factor IF-3 encodes the protein MIKNEKIKAAEVELTGIHGENLGVVPTTEALELARKLKVDLVCTSLFSSPPPCRLISSGTVKEERQQARKKEQPAKLKEIRLTPNIEEHDYDTKRTQADKLLRAGNSVALVVRVQGKEGAKAKVLLEELIQDLKEVGIKKTGIQLSGKQAMVQLDPR